TATTGGCACGCCCCCTCGTTCAAGCTGGGGCCCCTGGAGCTGAACCCCTTCAACGTCTTCGTGGCGGCGGGCATCCTGTTGGCCGCCCGGCTGCTGACGAAGCAGGCGGAGCGCGAGGGCCTGGACCCGAACCCGCTGGCGGACTTCGCGATGTGGGGGGTGGCGGCCGGCATGCTCTTCGGCCACTGGGTGCACCTGTTCTTCTACCACCCGGAGGAGATGTCCAAGAGCCCGTTCCAGATCCTCCGGTTCTGGGATGGCCTGTCATCCTTCGGCGGCCTGTTGGGCGGCATCCTGGCGGCGGTGGTGTTCTTCCGGGTGAAGAAGCTGCGCTTCAACGACTACGCGGACAGCTTCGCGCTGGGCGTGGCGCCGGGCTGGGCGGTGGCGCGGCTGGGGTGCTTCGCGGTGCACGACCACCCGGGCAAGCTGACGGACTTCTTCCTGGCGGTGCAGTTCCCCAACGGCAACCGGCACGACCTGGGCTTCTACGATGCCATCGTGCTCTTCGCGATCACGGGCCTGCTGTACGCGCTGCGCGACATGCCGAAGATGAAGGGGCGGCTGTTGCCGCTGCTGGCGCTGCTGTACGCGGCGTCCCGCTTCAGCCTGGACTTCCTGCGGGCCACGGACCTGTCGTACGTGGACGCGCGCTACTTCGGCCTGACGCCGGCGCAGTACGGCTGCCTGCTGCTGGTGGCGTACGGACTGTGGGGCCTGTTGCGCAAGCAGGCGCCGAGCGCATCCTCGCAGAAGCCGTCCGCGCCGCAGGGCCGGGTGGAGACAGCGCGCTAGCGCGTCCACGTTTCGCTTGGAGGGGGGGTACCGCGTGAAGGCACTGGCGTACGACGCGTTGATGGCGCCGCTGGGCTGGGTGGGGCTGAACGCCGCCCGGCGGCAGCTGGTGGAAGGGCTGTCCGGCAAGGTGCTGGAGGTGGGCGCGGGCACGGGCCTGGCGCTGCCGGGCTACCCGGACTCGGTGACGTCGGTGACCGCGGTGGACGTGGACCTGGGAGCGCTGGTGCGCGCGCGGGCCCGGAAGAGCGGCGTGGCGCTGCTCCAGGCGGATGCGCAGGCACTGCCCTTCACGGACGGCTCATTCGACGCGGTGGTGTCCAGCCTGGTGTTCTGCTGCGTGGACGCGCCGGCCACGGCGCTCTCGGAGGTGATGCGGGTGCTCAAGCCGGGCGGCGAGCTGCGCCTGCTGGAGCACGTGCGGGCCCCGAACCCGGCCGTGGCCACCGCGCAGGACCTGCTGACACCCGCGTGGCACAAGCTGACCGGCGGCTGCCGCCTCAACCGGGACACCTTCCGCCTGGTGGAGGCCACGGGCTTCCACATCCTCAAGCGCGAGCAGCGCCTGGGCGGCGTGGGCGAGTTCATCGTCGCACGGCGGCCTTGAGCCTCCCTTCAGGAGGGGGCTTGCAGGACCCGTCCGAGGGTCCTTTCCGACCTGTCAGGATGGATTCACACACGGGATGTCAGAGGTCACTTTAGGATGGCGTGCATGCTCGCGGCGGACCTACCCGCCGCGTCCCATCCCGTGAGGCCCTGACGCATGTTGCGCGCCCTTCGACCCCTCCTCGCAGTGCTGGTGTTCGCCGGCTGTGGACCCGACATAGCTTCGGAGTCCGCGTCCGACCTCGTGAGTGCTCCGGCCGCCCTGGCGGACTCCGACCGTCACGGTGGCGCCAATCCCCGTGAAGGCTCCGTGCGACTGTCCACCGGCGTCACGCTCCGCTACGTCGAGCAGGGCCGCCAGGACGGGCCCGTCGTCGTCTTCCTGCACGGCTATACGGACTCGCACCACACCTGGGACCTGGACCTTCCGCGCTTCTCGCGCGACTTCCGCATCTACGCGTTGGATCAGCGTGGCCATGGCGACTCATCCCGCCCGGCGTGTTGCTACACGCAGCAGGCGTTCGCGAAGGACGTGGTGGCGTTCCTCGACGCGAAGCACGTGTCGCGCGCCGTGCTCGTGGGCCACTCCATGGGCAGCTTCATCGCGCAGCAGGTGGCGCTGGACTTCCCCCACCGCGTGAGGGGGCTGGTGCTCGTGGGCTCCGCGCCCACTGTCGCGGGCAATGAGGTGGCCCTGGGCCTCAAGGAGGCCGTGGACTCGCTGACCGACCCCGTGGACCCCGCATTCATCTACGAGTTCCAGGCCAGCACCTTCTACGCGCCCGTGCCGGAGTCGTACCTGGACACGCTCGTCTCGGAGAGCTCCAAGCTGCCCGCGCGCGTGTGGCAGGACGCGCTGGACGGGCTCATCGCGGAGGACCACTCCGCGCGCCTGGGCCGCATCCGCGTGCCCACGCTGATCATCGGCGGGGACCACGACGGCTTCTTCCCCGTCGAGGAGCAGCGTGCCCTGGCCCGCGCCATCCGCGGCTCCAGGTACCTGCTCTACCCGGAGACCGGCCACGCGCCGCACGCCGAGCGCCCCCAGCGCTTCGTGAACGACGTGCACCACTTCCTCAACCGCCTGTAGCCCTCCGGGCTCAGGCTCCGGCCGTCCCGGGTTCCGCCGGGCGGCTGGAGTCGCTCCGGGCCAGCACCACCACCGCCACCAGGATGAGCAGGCCGCCCAGGCCCTGCCGCAAGGACAGGCGCTCGCCCAGGAAGATGGCGCCCAGCACCACCGCCATCACCGGCTCCAGCGTGGAGAGCAGCGACGTGTTCACCGGGCCAATGCGCTTGAGGCCCGCGAAGAACGTGAGCATGGCCACCACCGTGGACAGCAGCGCCAGGCCCGCCACCGCGGCCCAGCCGCCCGGCGTCTGCGGAAAGGCCGGGCCCTTCACCAGCATCAGCGCCCCGAAGGCGACCCCCGCGGACAGCGGGACGACGGTGCTCGCCGCGAGCGGCCCCGCCGGCCCCGCCACGCGCGCGCTGGACAGGACGTAGAGCGCGTAGATGACGGCCGACAGCACGCCCAGGCCAATGCCCAGCGGCTTCGCGTCCGGGCCGGGGTCCACCGTGAGCGCCGTCCCGCACAGGGCCAGCCCCACCGCCAGCCAGCGGCGGCGGCTCAGGTGCTCGCGTCCCAGGGCCACCTGGATGAGGGCCACCAGCGCGGGGAAGAGGTAGAGCAGCAGGGCCACCAGCCCGGCGGACGCGTGCTGGAGCGCGATGAAGTAGACGCTGCCCTCCGTGAAGTAGCCCACCGCGCCCAAGCCCACCAGGCCCCACAGGAGGCGGCCCCGGGGCCACCTTCCGCCCTTCGCGACCATCACGCCCGCGAGCACCAGGCCCGCCAGCGTGAAGCGCAGGAAGAGCAGCGTGGGCATGTCCGTGCCCGCCGCGTAGGCCAGGCGCGCGAACAGGCCCAGCGCGCCAAAGGAGGCGCCGGACAGGGCGACGAGGAGGAAGCCGGCGGTGCGGGTCCGCATGGCGCCCGGGCGCGCGCCTACCAGTTCTTCACGGAGCCCAGGTCGAACACGTCCGGGAAGCCGCCCTTGCGCAACAGCTCCGCGGCCACCGCGCTGCGGCCTCCCGCCGCGCAGTACACCACCACGGGCGTGCCCACCGGGCCGACCTCGGAGAGGCGCTGGGCCAGCACCTGCACGGGGATGTTGCGGGCGGCGTCCGGGTGTCCCTGCTGGAACTCCTCCGGGGTGCGCACATCCAGCAGCACCGCGCCCTGGGCGACGAGTTCGTGGGCCTTCTGCGAGCGTTCCTGAGGCGTCATGCACCCATTCAACCAAAGCCCGGGGCCCTGTCGGGCTGAAAACTGGAGGCCGCCGCACCGGGCGCTACAGTCCTGTAACGATACCCATGCGACTCGACAAGCTCACCCTGCTCCACCAACTGTCCGAGCGGCTCCAGCAGAGCGACCGGCTGGCCCACCGCGCGGAGGCCGATGCCCGCGAGGCCGCCCGCAGCCTCGCCACGGAGTCCGAGAAGAAGGAGGACGGCCGCGCCGCCATCGAGTACGGCAGCCTCGCCACCGGCCAGGCCCAGCGCGCCCGCCGGCTCCAAGAAGAGCTCCAGGCGCTCACCGCCTTCAGCCAGAAGGAGCTGCCCCGCTTTTCGCGCCAGGGGCCCGTGGGCCTGGGCGCCCTGGTGGACTGCAGCACCGAGGATGAGGACGGCTTCGCCGAGCGCACCTTCTTCGTGCTCCCCGCTGGCGCGGGCACCGAGCTCACCGGCCCCGGCGGCGACGGCTTCCTCTCCGTCATCACGCCCAGCTCCCCCGTGGGCCGCGCGCTCCTGGGCAAGAAGGCCGGCGACACCGTGGAGGTGACGCTCGCGGGCGAGGTGCGCGAGTGGACGGTGCTGGAGGTCGCCTGAGCGGAAGCCGGCGCCGCGCCTACTCGCTCTGGGTGGGCCCCGGCGCCGCGTGCGCGACCAGCCACTCCTCGGGGATGTCTCCCCGGGGCAGCTCCAGGAGGAACGTGGCGCCCTCCCCCGGCGTGCTCACGGCGCTCACCGTGCCGCCGAACGCCTCGACAATCTGGCGCGTGATGTAGAGCCCCAGCCCCAGGCCGCCGTAGTGCCGGTCGCTCACCGCGCGCTCGAAGCGCTCGAAGATGCGCGACAGGTCGTCCGGCGCGATGCCGATGCCGTGGTCCTTCACGGTGAGCCGCGCCAGCGAGCCCCGCGCCTCCACGCTCACGATGACGGGATGGCCCGCGCCGTACTTGAGCGCGTTGGACACCAGGTTCGTCACCACCTGCTCCAGCCGCAGCCGGTCCCACCGGCCCACCACCGGCACCGGCGCCTCCAGGCCCAGCTCCGTGCCGGCCTGCGCCGCCGCGGCGGAGAAGCGGTAGAGGATTTCCGCGGCCACGCTCGCCAGGTCCAGCTCCTCCAGCTCCAGCCGCAGCCGGCCCGCGGTGATGCGCGACACGTCCAGCAGGTTGTCCACCAGGCCGGACAGCCGCCGCACCTGGCGCTGGACAACATCCAGCGCGTCCGCGACGCGGTCGGTGGGCACGTCCTTGCCCTCGCGCGCCAGCACCACCACCTGCTTCTGCAAGAGCTGCACCTTGAGGCTCAGCGGCGTGAGCGGCGTCTTCAGCTCGTGGCTCGCGATGCCCAGGAACTCGTCGCGCTGGCGCACCGCTTCGCGCGCCTCGCGGTACAGCCGCGCGTTCTCCAGATACAGCGCGGTGCGGTGGGCCAGCTCCGTGAGGAAGTGCTCCTCCTCCGGGCCAAAGGACCGCAGCACGTTGGAGCGCAGCACCATCAGCGCGCCCAGCACGTTGCCGCGCGCGCCCAGCGGCACGCTCAGGCAGCCGTGCGGCCCCACCTCGCGCAACAGCCGCGCGTGCTCCGCGTCCCGCGCGATGGCCGCCACGTGCTCCTCGGACAGGAGGGGCAGACGCCCCACCGCTCCGGACGCGAACACCGCGGGCAGCCCGCCCGGCACGGAGGCGTCCAGCGGATAGCGCGTGAGCAGGTCGCGCAACAGCGCGTGCCTTCCTGAGTCCACGTGCAGGGACGCCGCCACGCGAAGGACCTCATCGCCCATGGAGCCCGGCGCGCGGAGGACGAGCAGGGCCCCCTCCCCCAGCGTGGGCACCAGCAATTGGAGCAGCGGCTCCAGCTGCGCCTCCGCGTCCACCGACGTGCCCAGGAGCGCCCCGGCCTCCGCCAGCAGGCGTGACGCATCCAGCATGGACGCCGGCACGGCCTCCACGGCGTGCGTGCGCAGGAGCGCAGCGGCCACCTGCCCGTCCGCGGCCCGCACCGGCATTGCGTTGCAGCGCAACACGGCGCGTGTTCCATCTGGACGGAGCACGTGCCACAGGGACGCGTCCACCGGCTCACCCGCCAGCGCTCGCGCCAGCGGTGAGTCCCCCGGCGGCAACAGTGTGCCGTCATCCCGCACCCATTCACACCCAGGCAGGCGGGCGTGCTCGATGTGGAGAGGAACCGGAATGCCGAAGTGCGCCGCGGCTTGTGAGTTGAAAACAGTCACACGGCCCGTGCATTCAACGAGCACCACACCTTCAGCGTCCATGACGCGCGTCGACAGGGGCGGGCCGTCCCCGTCCGTCACGCGGGCCTCCGAGGCTGGAGAGGTGATGCCGGACATGCCAAGGCTTTCCGCATGCATCATGGTGTCATCTCCGCCTCCCGGGAAGAAAGGAAGACAGGACCCGCAGCCCACTCCATCCTCAAGGACAGGGAATGCTTCCCATCCTCACGCTCTTCCCGCGGGCCCCCTTGCCTGCATGACGGCGATCCTCAATCGTTCGACTGTCTACGTCCGCGCCGTGCACGTTCCGTCCGCACGGCCAAGTTCTTCCACCGCGAGTCCTCCGCATGCAGATGCCGTTCACCCGGCCTGACGGCACCACCCCCACCGAGCGTCGCTTCCGTCAGGTCATCGACACGCTCCAGGAGGTCGTGTTCCAGACGGACACGGCGCGCACGTGGGTCTTCCTCAATCCCGCGTGGACCGAGGTGACAGGCTTTCCCGTGGAGGAGTCCCTGGGCCGCTCCGCGCTGGACTTCGTGCACCCGGACGACCGGGAGCGCACGCTGGAGGTGTGCAAGACGCTGCTCACGCGCGAGCGCGACTTCGTCCAGCACGAGGTGCGCTACCTCACGCGCGACGGCGGCTTCCGCTGGGTGGATGTCTACGCGCGGGTGACGGTCGACGAAGAGGGCACGCTGGTGGGCATGGCCGGCACGCTCAACGACATCACCGAGCGCAAGCGCACGAGCGACGCGCTGGCCCGGCGCGAGCGCTACCTCACCTCCCTGGTGGACATGCAGCAGCGGCTGCTGTCGGTGCCGGAAGGGGGCGACCTGTACAGCCCCGCGCTCGCGCCGCTGGGGCAGGCCTCCGGCGCCAGCCGCGTCTACGTCTTCGAGACCTTCACCGACGCGAAGGGGGCGCTGCTGTGCAGCCAGCGCGCCGAGTGGTGCGCGCCCGGGGTGACGCCGGAGATCGACAACCCGATGCTCCAGGACCTCCCGATGCGGCCCATCCTGGGGCGCTGGGTGAACCTGCTGGAGCGCGGCGAGGTCGTCACCGGCCGCGTGGCCACGTTCCCCCCCGTCGAGCGGGAGCTGCTGGAGCCGCAGGGCATCCTCACGCTGCTGGTGCTGCCCCTGCGCGTGCAGGGCCGGCTGGTGGGGTTCGTGGGCTTCGACAACTGCTTCGAGGCGCGGGAGTGGGACCGGCTGGAGGTGGACCTGCTGTCCGCGGCCAGCGGCGCCATCTCCGTGGCGATGGAGCGCCGCGCGTCCGAGCGGGCGCTGCGCGAGCACGAGCACCGCTTCCGCCAGCTCGCTGAGAACGCGTCGGACGTGCTGTACCTCTACCGGCGGGAGGAGCCGCGCGGCTTCGCGTACGTCAGCCGCGTGGCGCACGCGAAGCTGGGCCTGGGGCCGGAGGCGCACTACGCGGATCCGGAGCTGTGGTACCGGCAGGTGCACCCGGAGGACCGGGCCGCGCTGGAGCGGCTCCTGGAGTCGCCCCAGTCCGTGGATGGCGCCACGGTGGAGCTGCGCTTCCTGCGCCCCGACGGCACCCTGCTGTGGCTGGAGCACGTGGTGGCGCCGGTGACGGACCCCGCGGGCCACGTGGTGGCGGTGGAGGGCCTGGCGCGCGACATCACGGAGCGGCGGCAGGTGGAGGAGGCGCTGAAGCGCTCCGAGGCCAGCCTGCGCGCGCTGATGGAGGGCTTCCCCGACCCCGCGGCCATCGAACAGGACGGCCACATCGTCTACGCCAACGCGGTGCTCGTCACCACGCTGGGCTTCGCGCGCGCGGAGGAGCTGGTGGGCCGCCGGCTGTCGGAGTTCCTGGCGGACGTGCCGGGCACGGGCGTGGCGTCCGGGGACAGCACGCCGCTCACCAGCGAGCGGCGCCTGGTGCTGCGCGACGGGCGCACGCGCGTGGTGGAGCTGGCGTCGCTGCCCCTGCGCTTCGACGGTCAGCCCGCGGTGGTGTCCATCGCGCGCGACGTGACGGAGCAGCGCCAGCTGCAGGCGCGGCTGACGCTGGCGGACCGGCTGGCGTCGGTGGGCACGCTCGCGGCGGGCATCGCGCACGAAATCAACAACCCCCTGGCCTTCGTGGTCTCCAACCTGGGCTTCCTGTCGGACGAGTTCCGCCACCACCTGTCCCCCGGCCCCGGCGTGCGCGGCGTGCGCCCGCCGGACGTGGCGGAGTGGCAGGAGGTGCTGGGCGAGGCGTGCGAGGGCGCCGAGCGCGTGCGGCAGATTGTCCGCCAGCTGAAGACGTTCTCGCGGCCGGATGAAGAGCGCATGACGCCGGTGGACGTGCACGCGGTGCTGGACTCGGTGGTGATGATGGCCGCCAATGAAATCCGGCACCGCGCGCGGCTGCGCCGGGACTACGGCACCGTGCCGCAGGTGATGGGCAACGAGGGCCGCCTCTGCCAGGTGTTCCTCAACCTGGTGGTGAACGCGGCGCAGGCGATTCCAGAGGGCTCCGCGCACGACCACGAGGTGGTGCTCGTCACGCGCGTCTCCGGCGAGCAGGTGGTGGTGGAGGTGCGCGACACGGGCAGCGGCATCGCGCCGGAGGTGATGGGGCGCATCTTCGATCCGTTCTTCACCACCAAGCCCGTGGGCGTGGGCACCGGACTGGGGCTGTCCATCTGCCACGGCATCATCACGGGGCTGGGCGGCGACATCCAGGTGGACAGCACCGTGGGCAAGGGCAGCACGTTCCGCGTGGTGCTGCCCGCGCCCCAGCCCGACCCGGTCGTCCGTCCGCCGGAGGCTCCGCCGCCGGACGCGCCCGTGGTGCCGCGAGGCCGCGTGCTGGTGGTGGACGACGAGCCCGCGGTGGGCCGCGTGCTGCAGCGGCTGTTGCGCGGCCATGACGTGGAGGTGGCCACGAGCGGCCGCCAGGCGCTGGAGCGCATGTCGCGGGCGCCGGGCTTCGACGCGGTGCTGTGCGACGTGATGATGCCGGACCTCGCCGGCCGCGACGTGTACGAGGCCGTGCGGCGCGCACACCCGGGCCTGGAGCGCCGCTTCGTCTTCGTGTCCGGCGGCGCCTTCACCGCGGGCGCGCGCGAGTTCCTGGAGCACATCCCCAACCCGCTCCTGGAGAAGCCCTTCGACGAGGCGCGCGTGCGCGGCGCCGTGGAGGAGCTGGTGCGGCACGGTCCGCCGGACGCCGCCTGACACCGCGGACCGCCGTTCGTGTCCCTCCATCGGTCATCGGGAGGAGGGTCCTCCCGCTGACCGATGCGCCCGCGTGACGGGTCTGCGAGCGTGTGCTCGTCCGCTCGCACCCCTTGGGGGAAGGTCCGTCGCGCATGAACCGCACCAAACTGTTGCTGACCCTCGCTGGCCTGCTGTTCGTGGGCGCGCTCGCGCTCGACGCGCGCTCGTTCTTCGCGAAGACCTCGTCGCACCCGCCGGTCGTCTCCGAGGAGCGGCTCCCCAACGGGCACCTGCACCGGCTCCCGGCCACGGCCACCCCCACCGTGGACCAGACCCACACCGTCATCCAGCCGGGCGAAGCCCCCATCAACGGGGTGCTGCCCGTCGTCCTGGGCCAGCCCGCGTCCGGCAAGGCCGGTCCGGTGGAGCTCACGGGCAAGCTGTCCGGCGCGTACGTGAAGGCGGGTCCGGGTGAGGCCTTCGCCGTGTTCGAGCTGTCCGCGCGCATGCCGGAGAAGGTCCAGCGCGTGCCGGTGAACCTGGCGCTGGTGGTGGACCGCTCCGGCTCCATGGATGGCTCCAAGCTGACGGACGCGAAGCGCGCCGCGCAGGAGCTGGTGCGGCAGCTGCGCGACGGGGACCGGCTGGCGCTGGTGCACTACGGCTCCGACGTGAAGGTGGTGCCCAGCGTGGAGATCAACAACACCACGCGCCGCGAGCTGTTGAGCACCATCGACGCCATCCAGGTGAACGGCGGCACGAACATGAGCGGCGGGCTGGTGGCGGGCGCGGAGGCGGTGCGTGCGTACGCGAAGCAGTACCGGGTGACGCGCACCATCCTGCTGAGCGACGGCGAGCCCACCGAGGGCGTGACGTCCAACGCGGGCCTCTTCTCCGAGGTGGGCAGGCTGCGCGAGACGGGCATCACCGTGAGCGCGCTGGGCGTGGGCAGCGGCTTCAACGACACGCTGATGCGCGGCATGGCCGAGCGCGGCGGCGGCTTCTCCGGCTTCGTCAGCGACTCCTCGGAGCTGGCCGCCATCTTCACCCGTGAGCTGGAGCAGGCCGCCAGCACCGTCGCGCGCAACGTGAGCATGACGCTGACCCTGCCGCCCGGCGTGAGCGGCGTGGAGGTGATGGGCCTGCCGTCCACCCGCGAGGGCAACGCCGTGCGCATCCCCCTCTACGATTTGACGGGCGGCCAGTCCGCGCGCGTGGTGGTGAAGCTGACGCTGGACGCTCCCGCGAACGCGGCGGAGATGAACGTGCTGGACGCCGCGGTGTCGTACGTGGACGTGGCGGCGGACCTGCCGTCGCAGGTGACGCTGGCGCTGGGCGCGAAGGTGACGAACGACGTGCAGGTGGTGCACGCGAACCTGGACCGCGACGTGCGCGTCCATGCCATCCGCGCGTTGGGTACCCAGCAGCTCCAGGCGGCCGCGGAGCAGATGCAGAGCGGCAACCGCGAGAGCGCGCTCAGCTTCCTGACCAACGCGCGTAAACTGTTCGGCGCTTCGGCGTCCGCGCTCTCGGGGGAGCTTGCGGACCTGGACAGGACCCAGGCAGCCTATGGCACTGCCCAGAGTGACTCCGAGGTCCGCGAAGAGGCCCTCAAGCTCAAGAAGAAGTCGATGAAGAACTTCGGGCAGAACAACAGCTACTAGTCCCCCCGCGGTCCGGAGCCCGGTGCGCCATGTCGCTCTCCATCCAACTCATCCGGCGGGAGGACTTCGAGTCGCGCTGCCTGTACGCGCTCGTGGGCGCCGGGGCCATGGCGATGGTGGCCGGCGTGGCGCGGCAGGTGCTGCACGTGCCGGTGGAGCCGGGCTACTTCGCGCTGATGGCGGCGGCCCTCACCGCGGTGAAGCCGAAGGCGGCGGAGAACCTCCTGGTGCGCGCGGGCATGGTGCTGCTGCCCGCCCTGCCCTATGTGCTGGGGCTCGGGTCGCCCTGGACACATGCGGTCGCGGGCGCCATCGCCGCGGGGCTCCTGGCGTGGCGGGGCAACGGGCGCGACAGCGTGGGCACGCCGCTCCAGGTCGCGCTGTGCGCCGGGGCCGCGGCCGTCACCACCGCGCTGGGCCTGTACGTGCACCAGGTGCTCGACGCGCGCTTCCTCCCGGCGTGGGGCTACTTCCCGCTGATGGTGGACTACGCCGTGGTGGCGCTGTTCTGGAGCATCAGCACGCTGCCGGCGAACCTGGCCATGGACCTGGACGCGGTGGCCACCCGGGGCATGCGCCTGGAGGCCACGCTCTCCGGTGAGGTGCGCGGCCTGGTGGCCCGGGCGCTCACCCTCTACCGCCAGTGCCAGGAGGAAGCGCGCAAGCTGGCCAGCGGCCCGGGGCTGGAGAAGCTCCAGGCCGTGCTCGGCAAGCTGGCCCGGGACGCCTTCACCCTGGCCGAATCCCACACGCAGCTGGAAGCGCAGCTGTCCTCCGCGTCCCAGGGGAGCGTGGACTCGCAGGTGCAGGAGTTGAAGAAGCGCGCCCAGGACGCGCAGGACGGCGTGGCCCGCCGCCAGTTGGAGCGCGCCGCCGCGTCGCTGGGTGAGGAGCTCAACCACCTGGATGCGCTGTCGCGCCGCCAGGAGCGCCTCTTCGCGCAGCTGCACGCACAGGTGGCGCTGCTGGAGCGGGCCCGCGTGTGCTTCATCGGCGCCCGCGCCGCGTCCCCCCTGGGTGGTGGCGGCGGCGACCAGGTCCAGGCGCTGGCGGACAAGCTCTCCGCGTTGGACCTGGAGTCCTCCGGCCCGGAGGGAGCGGCGCAGGCCGCGCGGGCTCCCGCGGTCCGCTCCTGAGGGCCGCGCCCTACTTCGCCGACGCGCGCGTGGAGGCGCGGGTGCGCTTGCGCGCCGGAGCCGCGGCCTTCTTCGCGGTGACGCGGGGCGTGTGCAGCTCGCTGGCGATGCGCTGCTCAATCTCCTCGCGCGTGCGGCGGCTGACCTCCAGCGCGGCGTTGATGCGCTCGCGCACGATGTCCGCCTGAGCCTCCGCGGCGGCGCGGTACTCCGCGATGTCCCGGCGCAGCTCCAGGCGGCCCTCGCTGGGGGCGCCTCTCGCCGTCTTCCGGGTGGCCGTCTTCCGCCGCGCGGGGCGTTCCCCCGCCTGGGTCCCACTGCCCTGTTGTCCCTGTGCCTTGCGCGCCATCTGTCTGCCCCCTCGCGCGATCGCCCGCGCCTGTGGGCGGAAAGGTGGGGTGTGGACTTCCCGCACGGAAGCCCGACCCCGGGTCGGATGTGGGGCGGGCAGCCAGACAATGTGCGGGCGCGGCAACAGAGGAGCTTCTCAATGCATCCAGGAAGGCGCTAAGAGAGCGCTCACCGTTCCTGGGCCAAGGGGCCTCTTGACTGATAGCTCAGGAACCACCGCATCACCCCAAGGGCCGGGATGCGAGCAAGCCTTCGAGCCCCGCGCACCCCGGCAGCCCGGGACCCGCGGCGGAGCGGATAGTGAGGGAATCCCCGTGGCGGTCTCTTTCCTGAACCGGAAGCACAACCTGGACCGGATGTCGCTGCGCGACCTGGTCTACTCGTTCTTCACCTATTACGCCGTCGTTGCCTACATCCTCATCGGCATCACCTGCATCGTGCTGTC
This DNA window, taken from Corallococcus coralloides DSM 2259, encodes the following:
- a CDS encoding prolipoprotein diacylglyceryl transferase, whose protein sequence is MIPYWHAPSFKLGPLELNPFNVFVAAGILLAARLLTKQAEREGLDPNPLADFAMWGVAAGMLFGHWVHLFFYHPEEMSKSPFQILRFWDGLSSFGGLLGGILAAVVFFRVKKLRFNDYADSFALGVAPGWAVARLGCFAVHDHPGKLTDFFLAVQFPNGNRHDLGFYDAIVLFAITGLLYALRDMPKMKGRLLPLLALLYAASRFSLDFLRATDLSYVDARYFGLTPAQYGCLLLVAYGLWGLLRKQAPSASSQKPSAPQGRVETAR
- a CDS encoding class I SAM-dependent methyltransferase, producing MKALAYDALMAPLGWVGLNAARRQLVEGLSGKVLEVGAGTGLALPGYPDSVTSVTAVDVDLGALVRARARKSGVALLQADAQALPFTDGSFDAVVSSLVFCCVDAPATALSEVMRVLKPGGELRLLEHVRAPNPAVATAQDLLTPAWHKLTGGCRLNRDTFRLVEATGFHILKREQRLGGVGEFIVARRP
- a CDS encoding alpha/beta fold hydrolase, with the translated sequence MSAPAALADSDRHGGANPREGSVRLSTGVTLRYVEQGRQDGPVVVFLHGYTDSHHTWDLDLPRFSRDFRIYALDQRGHGDSSRPACCYTQQAFAKDVVAFLDAKHVSRAVLVGHSMGSFIAQQVALDFPHRVRGLVLVGSAPTVAGNEVALGLKEAVDSLTDPVDPAFIYEFQASTFYAPVPESYLDTLVSESSKLPARVWQDALDGLIAEDHSARLGRIRVPTLIIGGDHDGFFPVEEQRALARAIRGSRYLLYPETGHAPHAERPQRFVNDVHHFLNRL
- a CDS encoding DMT family transporter, which produces MRTRTAGFLLVALSGASFGALGLFARLAYAAGTDMPTLLFLRFTLAGLVLAGVMVAKGGRWPRGRLLWGLVGLGAVGYFTEGSVYFIALQHASAGLVALLLYLFPALVALIQVALGREHLSRRRWLAVGLALCGTALTVDPGPDAKPLGIGLGVLSAVIYALYVLSSARVAGPAGPLAASTVVPLSAGVAFGALMLVKGPAFPQTPGGWAAVAGLALLSTVVAMLTFFAGLKRIGPVNTSLLSTLEPVMAVVLGAIFLGERLSLRQGLGGLLILVAVVVLARSDSSRPAEPGTAGA
- a CDS encoding rhodanese-like domain-containing protein; the protein is MTPQERSQKAHELVAQGAVLLDVRTPEEFQQGHPDAARNIPVQVLAQRLSEVGPVGTPVVVYCAAGGRSAVAAELLRKGGFPDVFDLGSVKNW
- a CDS encoding GreA/GreB family elongation factor, which translates into the protein MRLDKLTLLHQLSERLQQSDRLAHRAEADAREAARSLATESEKKEDGRAAIEYGSLATGQAQRARRLQEELQALTAFSQKELPRFSRQGPVGLGALVDCSTEDEDGFAERTFFVLPAGAGTELTGPGGDGFLSVITPSSPVGRALLGKKAGDTVEVTLAGEVREWTVLEVA
- a CDS encoding sensor histidine kinase: MSGITSPASEARVTDGDGPPLSTRVMDAEGVVLVECTGRVTVFNSQAAAHFGIPVPLHIEHARLPGCEWVRDDGTLLPPGDSPLARALAGEPVDASLWHVLRPDGTRAVLRCNAMPVRAADGQVAAALLRTHAVEAVPASMLDASRLLAEAGALLGTSVDAEAQLEPLLQLLVPTLGEGALLVLRAPGSMGDEVLRVAASLHVDSGRHALLRDLLTRYPLDASVPGGLPAVFASGAVGRLPLLSEEHVAAIARDAEHARLLREVGPHGCLSVPLGARGNVLGALMVLRSNVLRSFGPEEEHFLTELAHRTALYLENARLYREAREAVRQRDEFLGIASHELKTPLTPLSLKVQLLQKQVVVLAREGKDVPTDRVADALDVVQRQVRRLSGLVDNLLDVSRITAGRLRLELEELDLASVAAEILYRFSAAAAQAGTELGLEAPVPVVGRWDRLRLEQVVTNLVSNALKYGAGHPVIVSVEARGSLARLTVKDHGIGIAPDDLSRIFERFERAVSDRHYGGLGLGLYITRQIVEAFGGTVSAVSTPGEGATFLLELPRGDIPEEWLVAHAAPGPTQSE
- a CDS encoding PAS domain S-box protein, giving the protein MQMPFTRPDGTTPTERRFRQVIDTLQEVVFQTDTARTWVFLNPAWTEVTGFPVEESLGRSALDFVHPDDRERTLEVCKTLLTRERDFVQHEVRYLTRDGGFRWVDVYARVTVDEEGTLVGMAGTLNDITERKRTSDALARRERYLTSLVDMQQRLLSVPEGGDLYSPALAPLGQASGASRVYVFETFTDAKGALLCSQRAEWCAPGVTPEIDNPMLQDLPMRPILGRWVNLLERGEVVTGRVATFPPVERELLEPQGILTLLVLPLRVQGRLVGFVGFDNCFEAREWDRLEVDLLSAASGAISVAMERRASERALREHEHRFRQLAENASDVLYLYRREEPRGFAYVSRVAHAKLGLGPEAHYADPELWYRQVHPEDRAALERLLESPQSVDGATVELRFLRPDGTLLWLEHVVAPVTDPAGHVVAVEGLARDITERRQVEEALKRSEASLRALMEGFPDPAAIEQDGHIVYANAVLVTTLGFARAEELVGRRLSEFLADVPGTGVASGDSTPLTSERRLVLRDGRTRVVELASLPLRFDGQPAVVSIARDVTEQRQLQARLTLADRLASVGTLAAGIAHEINNPLAFVVSNLGFLSDEFRHHLSPGPGVRGVRPPDVAEWQEVLGEACEGAERVRQIVRQLKTFSRPDEERMTPVDVHAVLDSVVMMAANEIRHRARLRRDYGTVPQVMGNEGRLCQVFLNLVVNAAQAIPEGSAHDHEVVLVTRVSGEQVVVEVRDTGSGIAPEVMGRIFDPFFTTKPVGVGTGLGLSICHGIITGLGGDIQVDSTVGKGSTFRVVLPAPQPDPVVRPPEAPPPDAPVVPRGRVLVVDDEPAVGRVLQRLLRGHDVEVATSGRQALERMSRAPGFDAVLCDVMMPDLAGRDVYEAVRRAHPGLERRFVFVSGGAFTAGAREFLEHIPNPLLEKPFDEARVRGAVEELVRHGPPDAA